Proteins encoded within one genomic window of Jiangella mangrovi:
- a CDS encoding ABC transporter permease, with amino-acid sequence MSAVAAWLRLDTRRRWRSLLVMALLVALAAGTVMTALSGARRGSTAVDRLVERTLPATLAVLPNQPGFDWDAVRALPEVESLTTFVLTGSYVVDELPEGSFAAGFPPGDDEVFRTIERPVVLDGRLPDPTRADEVVVSRRFERTWGLGVGDGVTMRLFTPETQDGLKFASTLPEPDGPVIEATIVGIIRSPWFSDLVGDREGGLSPSPGLFVQYRDNLMGASGQGELNALVRLRGGEADLPAFKAGLQEVSGRADIDFMDLAEDGRHSRDVTAFEAEALQAFALAAGAAAIFLVGQAVARYAASSATELQVVRGLGLTTGQAGLAAAAGPVGAAVAGSLLGAAGAVVASQWFPIGTAALYEPDPGIAVDPLVLTAVGLVTPLLAAVGALAAARLALRSAARRGRPSALAAVARRAGAPVPVVVGTRFALEPGSGRQAVPVRPALVGAVVGVLGVIAAFTFSDGVEDAAENPARFGQVYQLMSFVGDAGQDFGPVDQLLPAMAADPDVRTVNDTRIAVAVVGNRPVTLFTLEQAGREPLRPVVVDGRAPVEPDEVALAPGSADGMGVGVGDVVSMSGTGGEERRFTVTGLAFVPEGPHNNYVTGGWVTGPGYDTLFDPASTVSPAFKYHMVLLGLEPGADPAAVTERVEGSVVPIIAAATGAPAESITDVVMPVDPPSRLAEIRQVRTLPVFLAGFLAVLALGAVGHALATAVRRRRHEVAVLRALGMTRWQSRWVVVTQASLLALIGLAVGVPLGLALGRTVWRYVAETTPLLYVAPLAALALLLVVPLALVAANLLAAWPSHRAASMRVGSVLRAE; translated from the coding sequence ATGAGCGCAGTCGCCGCGTGGCTGCGCCTCGACACCCGGCGCCGGTGGCGCTCGCTGCTGGTGATGGCGCTGCTGGTGGCGCTCGCCGCCGGTACGGTCATGACGGCGCTGTCCGGCGCACGGCGCGGGTCCACCGCCGTCGACCGCCTGGTCGAGAGGACGCTGCCGGCCACCCTCGCCGTCCTGCCCAACCAGCCCGGCTTCGACTGGGACGCCGTCCGCGCGCTGCCCGAGGTGGAGTCGCTGACGACGTTCGTGCTGACCGGCTCGTACGTGGTCGACGAGCTGCCGGAGGGCTCCTTCGCCGCCGGGTTCCCGCCCGGCGACGACGAGGTCTTCCGGACCATCGAGCGGCCGGTCGTGCTCGACGGCCGGCTGCCCGACCCCACGCGGGCCGACGAGGTCGTCGTCAGCCGGCGGTTCGAGCGGACCTGGGGACTGGGGGTCGGCGACGGCGTCACGATGCGGCTGTTCACGCCCGAGACGCAGGACGGCCTGAAGTTCGCCTCGACGCTGCCGGAGCCGGACGGCCCGGTGATCGAGGCGACGATCGTCGGCATCATCCGCTCGCCGTGGTTCAGCGACCTCGTCGGCGACCGAGAGGGCGGGCTGTCGCCGTCGCCGGGACTGTTCGTGCAGTACCGCGACAACCTCATGGGCGCCTCCGGGCAGGGCGAGCTGAACGCGCTGGTCCGGCTTCGCGGCGGCGAGGCGGACCTGCCGGCGTTCAAGGCGGGGCTGCAGGAGGTCAGCGGCCGCGCCGACATCGACTTCATGGACCTCGCCGAGGACGGCCGGCACTCCCGCGACGTCACGGCGTTCGAGGCCGAGGCGCTGCAGGCGTTCGCCCTGGCGGCGGGTGCGGCGGCGATCTTCCTGGTCGGCCAGGCCGTGGCCCGGTACGCGGCGTCGTCGGCGACGGAGCTGCAGGTGGTGCGCGGCCTCGGCCTGACAACGGGGCAGGCGGGGCTGGCCGCGGCGGCCGGTCCGGTGGGCGCGGCGGTGGCCGGCTCGCTGCTCGGGGCGGCCGGGGCGGTGGTCGCGTCGCAGTGGTTCCCCATCGGGACGGCCGCGCTGTACGAGCCGGACCCGGGGATCGCCGTCGACCCGCTCGTCCTGACGGCGGTCGGGCTGGTGACGCCGCTGCTGGCCGCCGTGGGCGCGCTGGCCGCGGCCCGGCTGGCGTTGCGCTCGGCCGCGCGCCGGGGCCGTCCGTCGGCGCTGGCGGCCGTGGCCCGGCGGGCCGGCGCCCCGGTGCCGGTGGTCGTAGGCACCCGGTTCGCGCTCGAGCCCGGCAGCGGCCGGCAGGCGGTGCCGGTGCGCCCGGCGCTGGTCGGCGCTGTGGTCGGGGTGCTCGGCGTCATCGCCGCGTTCACCTTCAGCGACGGCGTCGAGGACGCGGCCGAGAACCCGGCCCGGTTCGGGCAGGTGTACCAGCTGATGTCGTTCGTCGGCGACGCCGGACAGGACTTCGGCCCCGTCGACCAGCTGCTCCCGGCCATGGCCGCCGACCCCGACGTGCGGACGGTCAACGACACCCGGATCGCGGTGGCGGTGGTCGGCAACCGGCCGGTCACGCTGTTCACGCTCGAGCAGGCAGGACGCGAGCCGTTGCGGCCCGTGGTCGTGGACGGCCGGGCGCCGGTCGAGCCGGACGAGGTCGCCCTGGCGCCGGGCAGCGCCGACGGCATGGGGGTGGGCGTCGGCGACGTCGTGTCGATGTCCGGCACCGGTGGCGAGGAGCGACGGTTCACCGTCACCGGGCTGGCGTTCGTCCCCGAGGGCCCGCACAACAACTACGTCACCGGCGGCTGGGTCACCGGCCCCGGCTACGACACGCTGTTCGACCCGGCCAGCACGGTCTCGCCGGCGTTCAAGTACCACATGGTGCTGCTCGGCCTCGAGCCCGGCGCGGACCCGGCGGCGGTGACCGAGCGGGTCGAGGGGAGCGTGGTCCCGATCATCGCCGCGGCCACCGGCGCGCCCGCGGAGTCGATCACCGATGTCGTCATGCCCGTCGACCCGCCCAGCCGGCTCGCCGAGATCCGCCAGGTCCGGACGCTGCCGGTGTTCCTGGCCGGGTTCCTCGCGGTGCTGGCCCTGGGCGCCGTCGGGCACGCGCTGGCCACGGCGGTGCGACGGCGCCGGCACGAGGTCGCGGTGCTGCGGGCACTGGGCATGACCCGCTGGCAGTCGCGCTGGGTCGTGGTCACGCAGGCCAGCCTGCTCGCGCTCATCGGGCTGGCCGTCGGGGTGCCGCTCGGCCTGGCCCTGGGCCGCACGGTCTGGCGCTACGTCGCCGAGACCACGCCGCTGCTCTACGTCGCCCCGCTCGCCGCGCTGGCGCTGCTGCTGGTGGTCCCGCTGGCGCTGGTGGCGGCGAACCTGCTGGCGGCCTGGCCGTCGCACAGGGCGGCGTCGATGCGCGTGGGCAGCGTGCTGAGGGCCGAGTGA
- a CDS encoding FtsX-like permease family protein, with product MTAAWLRLELRRRWRSLLVLALLVALAAGTVMTAVAGARRGASAVDRLAERTLPADVAVLPNEPGFDWAPVRDLPEVAALSTFGGAAYVVDGIPGEAVTGVISGEDAMSALERPVVLAGRLPDPLRPDEVAITSSFEESFGRGVGDGVTIRLFGPDSALAFRDDPAVPPDGPVVEARIVGVIQSFWYGETLGSPGQLIFSPGLAAAYPDEVGPESPVAVHNAIVRLHGGEAAIPGFLADVERLAGRQIDVFDLVEMLRTHGREVTGFEADALLVFALAAAAAAMFLVGQPVARYATATVADLQALRAVGMLPRQVVLTAVLGPVLAAVLGVVAGAAAAVAASRWFPTGLAATVEPSPGADVDAPVLLTGVVVVPALVALAAAASAALALRAARAGSHRRRSSVAGAVAAAGLPVPVVVGTRFALEPGRGRQAVPVRPALLGAVTGVLGVLAAFTFSTGVDGAAGDLRRFGQTHQLSAWIGENGEHFLPEDQLPALLAAVAADPDVEAVNDSRIGSADVDGVSAAVYAYAPVGDGGLDVVVLSGRMPSRPDEIALAPVTADAAGAAVGDRVDAGGTAAVTVTGIAFVPDGAHNDYATGGWVTRDGYDALFGDAFKFHEAHVALRPGADADAVVARVAETTGLGLERPEPPTPVAEIRQIRTLPVVLAAFLAVLALGAVGHALATAVRRRRHELAVLRAVGLSRPQARGIVATQASVLALAGLLIGIPLGVALGRVVWRYVAETTPILYVPPVAATALLLVVPVALVAANLLAAWPSQRAASMRVGHVLRAE from the coding sequence ATGACGGCGGCCTGGCTGCGGCTGGAGCTGCGGCGCCGGTGGCGCTCGCTGCTGGTGCTGGCGCTGCTGGTCGCGCTGGCCGCGGGGACGGTGATGACGGCGGTCGCGGGGGCTCGGCGTGGCGCGAGCGCCGTCGACCGGCTGGCGGAGCGGACGCTGCCGGCCGACGTCGCCGTCCTGCCGAATGAGCCCGGCTTCGACTGGGCCCCGGTGCGGGACCTGCCCGAGGTGGCGGCGCTGTCGACGTTCGGCGGCGCCGCCTACGTCGTCGACGGCATCCCCGGCGAGGCCGTCACCGGCGTCATCAGCGGCGAGGACGCGATGAGCGCGCTGGAACGGCCGGTCGTCCTGGCCGGCCGGCTGCCGGACCCGCTGCGGCCCGACGAGGTCGCGATCACGTCGTCGTTCGAGGAGAGCTTCGGGAGGGGAGTCGGCGACGGCGTGACGATCCGGCTGTTCGGGCCGGACTCCGCGCTGGCCTTCCGCGACGACCCGGCGGTGCCGCCCGACGGCCCGGTGGTCGAGGCGCGGATCGTCGGCGTGATCCAGTCGTTCTGGTACGGCGAGACGCTCGGGTCGCCGGGTCAGCTGATCTTCTCGCCCGGCCTGGCCGCGGCGTATCCGGACGAGGTCGGCCCGGAGTCGCCGGTCGCGGTGCACAACGCGATCGTCCGGCTGCACGGTGGCGAGGCCGCCATCCCGGGGTTCCTGGCCGACGTCGAGCGGCTCGCCGGACGGCAGATCGACGTGTTCGACCTGGTCGAGATGCTGCGCACCCACGGGCGCGAGGTCACCGGGTTCGAGGCCGACGCGCTGCTGGTGTTCGCGCTGGCCGCGGCCGCCGCGGCGATGTTCCTGGTGGGGCAGCCGGTCGCCCGGTACGCCACGGCCACGGTGGCCGACCTGCAGGCGCTGCGGGCCGTCGGCATGCTGCCGCGGCAGGTGGTGCTGACGGCCGTGCTCGGCCCGGTGCTGGCCGCGGTCCTCGGTGTCGTGGCGGGGGCGGCGGCCGCGGTCGCGGCGTCGCGCTGGTTCCCGACCGGTCTCGCGGCGACGGTGGAGCCGTCACCCGGCGCGGACGTCGACGCGCCGGTGCTGCTCACCGGGGTGGTCGTGGTGCCGGCGCTGGTGGCGCTGGCCGCCGCGGCGTCGGCCGCACTGGCCCTGCGCGCGGCCCGGGCGGGGTCGCACCGGCGTCGCTCGTCCGTGGCGGGCGCCGTCGCAGCGGCCGGACTGCCGGTGCCCGTCGTCGTCGGCACCCGGTTCGCCCTCGAGCCCGGCCGCGGACGGCAGGCGGTGCCGGTGCGGCCCGCGCTGCTGGGCGCCGTCACCGGCGTGCTCGGCGTGCTCGCGGCGTTCACCTTCTCCACCGGCGTCGACGGCGCGGCGGGCGACCTGCGCCGCTTCGGCCAGACCCACCAGCTGAGCGCCTGGATCGGCGAGAACGGCGAGCACTTCCTGCCCGAGGACCAGCTGCCGGCGCTGCTGGCCGCCGTCGCCGCCGACCCCGATGTCGAGGCGGTGAACGACTCCCGCATCGGGTCCGCCGACGTCGACGGGGTGTCCGCGGCGGTCTACGCCTACGCGCCGGTCGGCGACGGCGGCCTGGACGTCGTCGTGCTGTCGGGCCGGATGCCGTCGCGGCCGGACGAGATCGCGCTGGCGCCTGTGACGGCGGACGCCGCCGGTGCCGCCGTCGGCGACCGGGTCGACGCGGGCGGGACCGCCGCGGTCACCGTCACCGGGATCGCGTTCGTGCCCGACGGCGCCCACAACGACTACGCGACCGGCGGCTGGGTGACCCGAGACGGCTACGACGCGCTGTTCGGCGACGCGTTCAAGTTCCACGAGGCGCACGTCGCGCTGCGTCCGGGGGCCGACGCCGACGCCGTCGTCGCGCGGGTGGCCGAGACGACGGGGCTGGGCCTGGAACGGCCCGAGCCGCCCACGCCGGTCGCGGAGATCCGGCAGATCCGCACGTTGCCGGTCGTGCTGGCCGCGTTCCTGGCGGTGCTCGCGCTGGGCGCCGTCGGCCACGCGCTGGCCACGGCCGTGCGGCGGCGCCGGCACGAGCTGGCCGTGCTGCGCGCCGTCGGGCTGTCCAGGCCGCAGGCGCGCGGCATCGTGGCGACCCAGGCGAGTGTGCTCGCGCTGGCCGGCCTGTTGATCGGCATCCCGCTGGGCGTGGCGCTGGGACGCGTGGTGTGGCGCTACGTCGCCGAGACGACGCCGATCCTCTACGTGCCGCCGGTGGCCGCGACGGCGCTGCTGCTCGTGGTGCCGGTGGCGCTGGTGGCGGCGAACCTGCTGGCGGCCTGGCCGTCGCAGCGGGCGGCGTCGATGCGGGTCGGCCACGTGCTGAGGGCCGAGTGA
- a CDS encoding ABC transporter permease, with the protein MTAAWLLLDLRRRWRSLLVLALLVAFAVATVLTAVAGARRGAAAVHRLDTATLAATAQVLPGDPDFDWAAVRALPGVAAVGEVAFGSYELDGAPVDGPVPADREVLRTVERPVVLEGRLADPDRADEAVVTPRFVRTYGHGVGDTVTVRLYRPETRPATVTDWRGPVDETAPPPADGPEVPLRIVGVVRSSLFTDAPGAPGWLVPTVAFFTAYSSHLLGADGATGAMVRLDDGGSGYAAFKAALTDSSGRTDLTMWSEAAATLFVQRIVDIEAAAVRAFALAAAAAAVVLLGQAIARHAAATIGELRVLGTLGLTPRQQIAAATAGPALAGAAGATAGTGLAVLASAWFPVGTAAQREPAPGIDADWAVLGVGGGAVVLAVAAGAALSAVAALHASRATGSPRRSPAAAAVARSALPLPMVLGTRLALEPGRGRRAVPVRPALVGAVAGVAGTVAALTLAAGVDDAATTPARYGQVHDLEATLDVDAASAGRVLPVLAADPDVTAVNDSRSAVAQAGAGSPVVYSLQPVAAPLPVVVDEGRLPAAADEVALGPYLAQTLGVRVGDTVDLTGTRVTRRLTVTGAAFLPEGPGNYNVDGAWVSGAGFDALFTGASSHLAHIALRDGADPGVVAERLERAVGAVAGDVDVRPTLQRDHSVELRVIQELPLYLALFLAVLALAAVGHTLAVAVRRRRHDLAVLRAVGLTGGQCVAAVITQAVVIVLAGLAVGAPLGVAIGRWLWRYVTDATMTYYVPPPALPALLAVVPAALAAAVLLAAWPARRAGSFPVWQALRAE; encoded by the coding sequence ATGACGGCGGCCTGGCTGCTCCTGGACCTGCGGCGGCGCTGGCGGTCGTTGCTGGTGCTGGCGCTGCTGGTGGCCTTCGCCGTGGCGACGGTGCTGACGGCGGTGGCCGGCGCCCGGCGGGGCGCCGCGGCGGTGCACCGGCTCGACACCGCGACGCTGGCCGCCACGGCCCAGGTCCTGCCCGGCGACCCGGACTTCGACTGGGCCGCGGTGCGGGCACTGCCGGGCGTCGCGGCCGTGGGCGAGGTGGCCTTCGGCAGCTACGAGCTGGACGGTGCGCCGGTGGACGGCCCGGTCCCCGCCGACCGTGAGGTGCTGCGGACCGTGGAGCGGCCCGTGGTCCTCGAGGGCCGGCTCGCCGACCCGGACCGGGCCGACGAGGCCGTCGTGACGCCCCGCTTCGTCCGGACCTACGGCCACGGCGTCGGCGACACCGTCACCGTCCGCCTCTACCGGCCGGAGACCCGGCCGGCCACCGTGACGGACTGGCGTGGCCCGGTCGACGAGACCGCGCCGCCGCCCGCGGACGGACCGGAGGTGCCGCTGCGCATCGTCGGCGTCGTCCGCTCGTCGCTGTTCACCGACGCGCCGGGCGCCCCGGGCTGGCTGGTGCCGACCGTGGCGTTCTTCACGGCGTACTCCTCCCACCTGCTCGGCGCCGACGGCGCGACCGGCGCGATGGTGCGGCTGGACGACGGCGGCAGCGGCTACGCGGCCTTCAAGGCGGCGCTGACGGACTCGAGCGGCCGGACCGACCTCACCATGTGGAGCGAGGCTGCCGCCACGCTCTTCGTCCAGCGGATCGTCGACATCGAGGCCGCTGCCGTCAGGGCGTTCGCGCTCGCCGCTGCGGCCGCGGCCGTCGTGCTGCTGGGCCAGGCGATCGCCCGGCACGCCGCCGCGACCATCGGCGAGCTGCGGGTGCTCGGCACGCTCGGCCTGACGCCGCGGCAGCAGATCGCCGCCGCCACCGCCGGGCCGGCCCTGGCCGGCGCCGCCGGAGCCACGGCCGGGACCGGCCTGGCCGTCCTCGCGTCGGCCTGGTTCCCCGTCGGGACGGCCGCGCAGCGCGAGCCGGCGCCGGGCATCGACGCCGACTGGGCCGTGCTGGGCGTGGGCGGGGGCGCGGTCGTACTCGCGGTCGCGGCGGGTGCCGCGCTGAGCGCCGTCGCCGCCCTGCACGCGTCGCGCGCGACCGGCTCGCCGCGGCGCTCCCCGGCCGCGGCGGCCGTGGCCCGCAGCGCGCTGCCGCTGCCGATGGTGCTCGGGACCCGGCTGGCGCTCGAGCCCGGCCGCGGGCGGCGAGCGGTTCCGGTGCGGCCCGCGCTGGTGGGTGCGGTCGCCGGGGTGGCGGGGACGGTGGCCGCGCTGACCCTGGCCGCCGGCGTCGACGACGCCGCGACCACGCCGGCCCGATACGGCCAGGTGCACGATCTGGAGGCCACGCTGGACGTCGACGCCGCGTCGGCCGGCAGGGTGCTGCCGGTGCTGGCGGCCGACCCCGACGTCACCGCCGTCAACGACAGCCGGTCGGCGGTGGCGCAGGCCGGCGCCGGCAGCCCGGTGGTCTACTCGCTCCAGCCGGTGGCCGCGCCGCTCCCCGTCGTCGTCGACGAGGGGCGGCTGCCCGCCGCGGCCGACGAGGTCGCTCTGGGGCCGTACCTCGCCCAGACCCTGGGCGTCCGCGTCGGCGACACCGTCGACCTCACCGGAACGCGGGTGACCCGCCGGCTGACGGTCACCGGCGCGGCCTTCCTCCCGGAGGGACCGGGCAACTACAACGTCGACGGCGCCTGGGTGAGCGGGGCCGGGTTCGACGCGCTGTTCACCGGCGCCTCGTCCCACCTCGCGCACATCGCGCTGCGCGACGGCGCCGACCCCGGGGTCGTGGCAGAGCGGCTGGAGCGGGCCGTGGGCGCCGTGGCCGGCGACGTGGACGTGCGGCCGACGCTGCAGCGCGACCACTCGGTCGAGCTGCGGGTGATCCAGGAGCTCCCGCTGTACCTCGCGCTGTTCCTCGCGGTGCTCGCGCTGGCCGCTGTCGGGCACACGCTGGCCGTGGCGGTCCGGCGGCGCCGGCACGACCTCGCCGTGCTGCGCGCCGTCGGGCTGACCGGCGGGCAGTGCGTCGCCGCGGTGATCACGCAGGCCGTGGTGATCGTGCTGGCCGGGCTGGCGGTCGGCGCGCCGCTCGGTGTGGCGATCGGCCGCTGGCTGTGGCGCTACGTCACCGACGCGACCATGACGTACTACGTCCCGCCACCGGCGCTCCCGGCCCTGCTCGCCGTGGTCCCGGCCGCGCTCGCGGCCGCGGTGCTGCTGGCGGCCTGGCCGGCCCGCCGGGCCGGGTCGTTCCCCGTCTGGCAGGCCCTGAGGGCGGAATGA
- a CDS encoding sensor histidine kinase — MNGTLVAARARNRRDVALWAGWAVLVTVTVALAVWALRTLIDVPGALLPWALLGLVAVPVAVVASVLPRLRRRAGAVAGPSLVFCGLVLMVLAVYLVVVIGLGEEVDDDGQGVLAFSMVAALTAVVLAEPVRARLRELAEQWAGPRQRPASSALETFGSRMTRAVPMDELLLQLAETLRSTLGPLGAEVWTGEDGVLDRTVSVPERGPGRLTLAGAELAAVARARVSGNAWAAMWLPAVLAGAGEPGRRSLRIASVTHLGRLLGLLVVVRSADDRPFSDDDDRVLADLARQVGLALHNVRLDSALQASLEELRRRNAELQASRARIVSAADASRREIERNLHDGAQQHLVALAVKLGLAKRLADGDAAALLDELRTDVQETLTQLRELAHGIYPPLLREHGLGEALRNAANRAAVPTRVVAGTDLRYPPEAEAAVYFCCLEAIQNAGKHAGPGASVTVRVSGDGAGVEFEVADDGAGFDPATVGESHGFVNMRDRLGAFGGELSVDSAPGAGTTIHGTLPAAALAPREPAETGRP; from the coding sequence TTGAACGGGACCCTCGTCGCGGCCCGCGCGCGGAACCGGCGCGACGTGGCACTCTGGGCCGGCTGGGCGGTGCTGGTGACGGTCACCGTCGCGCTGGCCGTGTGGGCGCTGCGGACGCTGATCGACGTGCCCGGCGCGCTGCTCCCATGGGCGCTGCTCGGGCTGGTCGCGGTGCCGGTCGCCGTCGTGGCGTCGGTGCTGCCCCGGCTGCGGCGCCGAGCGGGCGCCGTCGCCGGCCCGTCCCTGGTGTTCTGCGGGCTGGTGCTCATGGTGCTGGCCGTCTATCTGGTGGTCGTCATCGGGCTCGGCGAGGAGGTCGACGACGACGGCCAGGGCGTGCTGGCGTTCTCGATGGTCGCCGCGCTGACCGCCGTCGTGCTGGCCGAGCCGGTGCGGGCACGGCTGCGCGAGCTGGCCGAGCAGTGGGCCGGGCCGAGGCAGCGGCCCGCGTCGTCGGCGCTCGAGACCTTCGGCTCGCGGATGACCCGCGCCGTCCCCATGGACGAGCTGCTGCTCCAGCTGGCCGAGACGCTGCGCTCGACCCTGGGGCCGCTGGGTGCGGAGGTGTGGACCGGCGAGGACGGTGTCCTGGATCGGACGGTGTCGGTGCCCGAGCGCGGCCCCGGCCGGCTGACCCTCGCCGGAGCCGAGCTGGCCGCCGTCGCCCGGGCCCGGGTCTCCGGCAACGCGTGGGCCGCGATGTGGCTGCCGGCGGTGCTGGCCGGCGCCGGCGAACCCGGCCGGCGGTCGCTGCGCATCGCGTCGGTCACGCACCTGGGCCGGCTGCTCGGGCTGCTCGTGGTCGTGCGCTCGGCCGACGACCGGCCGTTCAGCGACGACGACGACCGCGTGCTTGCCGACCTCGCCCGGCAGGTCGGGCTGGCGCTGCACAACGTCCGCCTCGACTCCGCGCTGCAGGCGTCGCTCGAGGAGCTGCGCCGGCGCAACGCCGAGCTGCAGGCGTCGCGGGCCCGCATCGTGTCCGCCGCCGACGCGTCGCGCCGCGAGATCGAGCGCAACCTGCACGACGGCGCGCAGCAGCATCTCGTCGCGCTGGCCGTGAAGCTGGGGCTGGCGAAGCGGCTGGCCGACGGCGACGCGGCAGCCCTGCTCGACGAGCTGCGCACGGACGTCCAGGAGACACTGACCCAGCTGCGCGAGCTGGCCCACGGCATCTACCCGCCGCTGCTGCGCGAGCACGGGCTCGGCGAGGCGCTGCGCAACGCCGCGAACCGCGCCGCGGTGCCCACGCGCGTCGTGGCCGGCACCGACCTGCGCTACCCGCCGGAGGCCGAGGCCGCGGTCTACTTCTGCTGCCTCGAGGCCATCCAGAACGCCGGCAAGCACGCCGGTCCGGGGGCGTCGGTGACGGTGCGGGTGTCCGGCGACGGCGCGGGCGTGGAGTTCGAGGTGGCCGACGACGGCGCCGGCTTCGACCCCGCGACCGTCGGCGAGAGCCACGGGTTCGTGAACATGCGCGACCGGCTGGGCGCGTTCGGCGGCGAGCTGAGCGTCGACAGCGCACCCGGCGCCGGCACGACGATCCACGGGACGCTGCCGGCGGCCGCGCTGGCGCCACGCGAACCGGCGGAGACCGGGCGGCCATGA
- a CDS encoding histidine kinase: protein MTATVPRALRGRSPVRLGPVGRRRLLRTVVALAVAVVPACIALVVVFDELLRDAGRPDLTQGLTSGVVYVLAMVSASVVGAGLVLHRPRHPVGWLFLGLGTLQAVGPALTGYAAYGAIARPGSLPLATMAGLFADSVFVLWFVSIALVFHLTPDGRALSPRWAWAARATVGAGLLSVALVFLTPSHAEPPLEGLDNPLAAGGAVADVLDIARSVAVILTGAGLVVAAVSLLVRFRRARGTARQQLLWLAPAAVLIPVLVAASFVASYLRSQAVLDVVAGLFVVLLPIATALAITQYHLFDVDRILSRALTYALLTAVLAIVYVVVVVAVGAAAGGSQLSAVVATLAAVSVAGAARRRLQDAVDRRFNRRRFDAVRMVRHFVRAPEPGVSVEDVLRQAAGDPSLRVAYWVDGRREWVSGDGRPAAELGADDVVLAGHDRTIARVGAGPEVPPGLLRAVVTEARPELDNAGLRAAVALQLVEVRESRARIVSAADASRREIERNLHDGAQQHLVALAVKLGLARRLADGDTAALLDELRTDVQETLTQLRELAHGIYPPLLREHGLGEALRTAAARAVRPTTVDVATARRFAPGAEAAVYFCCLEAMQNAGKHAGDGASVTVHVGETDAGVEFEVSDDGAGFDPAVAGESHGFVNMRDRLGSLGGRLTVDSGPGRGTVVRGTLPV, encoded by the coding sequence ATGACCGCGACGGTGCCGCGAGCACTGCGGGGACGGTCGCCGGTCCGGCTGGGGCCGGTGGGCCGGCGGCGGCTGCTGCGCACCGTCGTCGCGCTCGCGGTGGCGGTCGTGCCCGCGTGCATCGCGCTGGTCGTCGTCTTCGACGAGCTGCTGCGCGACGCCGGCCGGCCCGACCTGACCCAGGGCCTGACCAGCGGGGTCGTCTACGTCCTCGCGATGGTCAGCGCGTCCGTCGTGGGCGCCGGGCTGGTCCTGCACCGCCCGCGGCACCCCGTCGGCTGGCTGTTCCTCGGGCTCGGGACGCTGCAGGCCGTCGGGCCCGCGCTGACCGGCTATGCGGCCTACGGCGCCATCGCCCGGCCCGGCTCGCTGCCGCTGGCCACCATGGCCGGGCTCTTCGCCGACTCGGTGTTCGTGCTCTGGTTCGTCAGCATCGCCCTGGTGTTCCACCTGACGCCGGACGGTCGGGCGCTGTCGCCGCGGTGGGCGTGGGCCGCGCGGGCCACCGTCGGCGCCGGCCTGCTCAGCGTCGCGCTGGTGTTCCTCACGCCGTCGCACGCGGAGCCGCCACTGGAGGGTCTGGACAACCCGCTGGCCGCCGGTGGCGCCGTCGCCGACGTGCTCGACATCGCCCGCAGCGTCGCGGTCATCCTCACCGGCGCCGGCCTGGTCGTCGCGGCGGTATCGCTGCTGGTGCGGTTCCGGCGGGCGCGCGGGACGGCCCGCCAGCAGCTCCTCTGGCTGGCGCCGGCGGCCGTGCTGATCCCGGTGCTGGTGGCGGCGTCGTTCGTCGCGTCGTACCTGCGCTCGCAGGCCGTGCTGGACGTCGTGGCCGGGCTGTTCGTGGTGCTGCTGCCGATCGCGACCGCGCTGGCCATCACGCAGTACCACCTGTTCGACGTCGACCGGATCCTCAGCCGGGCGCTGACGTACGCGCTGCTCACCGCGGTCCTGGCGATCGTCTACGTGGTCGTGGTGGTCGCCGTCGGGGCCGCCGCGGGCGGGTCGCAGCTGTCCGCCGTCGTCGCCACCCTGGCCGCGGTGAGCGTCGCCGGAGCGGCCCGCCGCCGGCTGCAGGACGCCGTCGACCGCCGCTTCAACCGGCGCCGATTCGACGCCGTCCGCATGGTCCGGCATTTCGTGCGCGCTCCCGAGCCGGGCGTGAGCGTCGAGGACGTGCTGCGCCAGGCGGCCGGCGACCCGTCGCTGCGGGTGGCCTACTGGGTCGACGGCCGGCGCGAGTGGGTCTCCGGCGACGGGCGGCCGGCGGCGGAGCTCGGTGCTGACGACGTGGTGCTGGCCGGTCACGACCGCACCATCGCGCGGGTCGGCGCCGGGCCCGAGGTGCCGCCCGGCCTGCTGCGCGCCGTCGTCACCGAGGCCCGGCCCGAGCTGGACAACGCCGGGCTGCGGGCCGCCGTCGCGCTGCAGCTGGTCGAGGTGCGCGAGTCGCGGGCCCGCATCGTGTCCGCCGCCGACGCGTCGCGCCGCGAGATCGAGCGCAACCTGCACGACGGCGCCCAGCAGCACCTCGTCGCGCTGGCGGTGAAGCTCGGGCTCGCGCGGCGGCTGGCCGACGGCGACACCGCGGCCCTGCTCGACGAGCTGCGCACCGACGTGCAGGAGACGCTCACCCAGCTGCGCGAGCTGGCGCACGGCATCTACCCGCCGCTGCTGCGCGAGCACGGCCTGGGCGAGGCCCTGCGCACGGCCGCCGCCCGCGCCGTCCGCCCCACCACGGTCGACGTCGCCACCGCCCGCCGGTTCGCTCCCGGCGCCGAGGCGGCCGTCTACTTCTGCTGCCTCGAGGCCATGCAGAACGCCGGCAAGCACGCCGGCGACGGTGCGTCGGTGACGGTGCACGTCGGCGAGACCGATGCGGGCGTCGAGTTCGAGGTGTCCGACGACGGCGCCGGCTTCGACCCCGCCGTCGCCGGCGAGAGCCACGGGTTCGTGAACATGCGCGACCGGCTGGGCTCGCTCGGCGGCCGGCTCACCGTCGACAGCGGGCCGGGCCGTGGCACCGTCGTGCGCGGGACCCTGCCGGTATGA